Proteins encoded together in one Amblyomma americanum isolate KBUSLIRL-KWMA chromosome 1, ASM5285725v1, whole genome shotgun sequence window:
- the LOC144133016 gene encoding G-protein coupled receptor 83-like, giving the protein MEARPLLRKPRDVLVILLYGLVVLVSLFGNTLVCHAVLRSRKMRTKTNVLIANLAVSDLLMTTLSIPLSASRFLLDNWPFGEALCYLAPFLQVTFVYVSTLTMAWIACDRYGVIVHPLRLRRLCPAHGAIACIWTLAGALSLPHAVFNRVVSLFTYRTLVRSQVQYPAPSVTFRQWLTLATFLTQYALPLALTAFMCYRVSRALWAHKALGALTRKQQALHTRSKRKSLKMLVLVVACFAVCWLPLNVYHLVAHFRADDGPDRHNSNLFISFHWLAMSSVCYNPFIYCWLNNKFRQGALACLGFLPRCPQRKPQPWSPKKSAALTRGGLRGSHLSKRCSTLKSTSLGSADRITCV; this is encoded by the coding sequence ATGGAGGCGCGACCTCTGCTGCGGAAGCCGCGCGACGTGCTCGTTATCCTACTCTACGGCCTCGTCGTGCTGGTGTCGCTGTTCGGCAACACGCTGGTGTGCCACGCGGTTCTCCGGTCGCGCAAGATGCGCACGAAAACCAATGTGCTGATCGCCAACCTGGCCGTTTCCGACCTGCTCATGACCACGCTGTCCATACCGCTGAGCGCTTCGCGGTTCCTGCTCGACAACTGGCCGTTCGGCGAGGCCCTTTGCTACCTGGCGCCCTTCCTGCAGGTGACCTTCGTGTACGTTTCCACGCTCACCATGGCGTGGATCGCGTGCGACCGCTACGGCGTCATCGTCCACCCGCTGCGGCTGCGACGCCTCTGTCCAGCACACGGAGCCATCGCTTGCATCTGGACGCTGGCCGGCGCCCTGTCGTTGCCGCACGCCGTGTTTAACCGCGTCGTGTCCCTGTTCACGTATCGGACGCTAGTGCGCTCCCAGGTGCAGTATCCAGCACCGTCGGTAACTTTCCGCCAGTGGCTCACGCTTGCCACCTTCCTGACACAGTACGCGCTGCCGCTGGCGCTCACCGCGTTCATGTGCTACCGCGTGAGCCGCGCTCTGTGGGCGCACAAGGCACTGGGTGCTCTGACGCGGAAGCAACAGGCTCTTCACACGCGCTCCAAGCGCAAGTCTCTCAAGATGCTCGTGCTGGTGGTGGCATGCTTCGCGGTGtgctggctgccgttgaacgtGTACCACTTGGTGGCCCACTTCCGCGCTGACGACGGGCCCGACCGGCACAACTCCAACCTCTTCATCTCTTTCCACTGGCTGGCCATGAGCAGCGTCTGCTACAACCCGTTCATCTACTGCTGGCTGAACAACAAGTTCCGGCAGGGTGCGCTGGCATGCCTCGGCTTCCTGCCACGCTGCCCTCAGCGCAAGCCGCAGCCATGGTCGCCGAAGAAGTCTGCCGCGCTGACAAGAGGTGGCCTCCGCGGCAGCCACTTGTCCAAACGCTGTTCGACGCTGAAGAGCACATCGCTCGGCTCTGCCGACAGGATAACTTGCGTCTGA